From the genome of Vibrio navarrensis, one region includes:
- the ychF gene encoding redox-regulated ATPase YchF has translation MGFKCGIVGLPNVGKSTLFNALTKAGIEAANFPFCTIEPNTGVVPVPDLRLDALAAIVNPQRVLPTTMEFVDIAGLVAGASRGEGLGNKFLANIRETDAIGHVVRCFENENIVHVAGKVSPIEDIEVINLELAMADLDSCERAIQRQAKKAKGGDKDAKFELTVLEKLLPVLTEGGSARTVELSKEEQAAVGYLNFLTLKPTMYIANVNEDGFENNPYLDAVREFAAKENNVVVPVCAAIESEMAELEDDERAEFLADMGIEEPGLNRVIRAGYELLNLHTYFTAGVKEVRAWTIPVGATAPKAAGKIHTDFEKGFIRAEVIGYDDFIEFKGENGAKDAGKWRLEGKEYIVKDGDVVHFRFNV, from the coding sequence ATGGGTTTTAAATGTGGCATCGTTGGTTTGCCAAACGTTGGTAAATCAACTCTGTTTAACGCACTCACCAAAGCTGGCATTGAAGCCGCTAACTTTCCGTTCTGTACTATCGAGCCAAACACTGGCGTAGTACCGGTTCCGGACCTGCGCTTAGACGCATTGGCAGCCATTGTGAACCCACAGCGTGTTCTGCCGACCACGATGGAATTCGTTGATATTGCAGGTCTGGTTGCGGGCGCTTCACGCGGCGAAGGCCTTGGGAACAAGTTCCTTGCCAACATCCGTGAAACAGACGCGATTGGTCACGTAGTACGTTGTTTTGAAAACGAAAATATCGTTCACGTTGCAGGTAAAGTCTCTCCTATCGAAGATATTGAAGTGATCAACCTTGAACTGGCAATGGCAGACCTTGATTCCTGTGAACGTGCCATTCAGCGCCAAGCGAAAAAAGCCAAAGGCGGCGATAAAGACGCCAAGTTCGAACTGACTGTGCTTGAAAAGCTGCTGCCCGTTCTGACTGAAGGTGGCTCTGCACGTACGGTTGAACTGTCAAAAGAAGAGCAAGCGGCAGTGGGCTACCTTAACTTCCTAACGCTCAAACCAACCATGTACATTGCCAACGTCAATGAAGATGGCTTTGAAAACAATCCATACCTAGATGCAGTACGTGAGTTTGCCGCTAAAGAGAACAACGTAGTAGTTCCAGTTTGTGCAGCGATCGAATCCGAAATGGCGGAGCTGGAAGACGACGAGCGCGCCGAGTTTTTGGCTGATATGGGTATCGAAGAACCGGGATTGAACCGCGTTATCCGTGCAGGTTACGAACTGCTCAACCTACACACCTACTTCACCGCTGGTGTGAAAGAAGTGCGCGCGTGGACCATCCCTGTCGGTGCGACCGCACCAAAAGCCGCTGGCAAAATCCACACTGACTTTGAAAAAGGCTTTATTCGCGCAGAAGTGATCGGTTACGACGATTTTATCGAATTCAAAGGTGAAAACGGCGCGAAAGATGCGGGTAAATGGCGTTTGGAAGGCAAAGAGTACATCGTCAAAGATGGTGATGTTGTTCACTTCCGTTTCAACGTGTAA
- the pth gene encoding aminoacyl-tRNA hydrolase: MSQQIKLLVGLANPGPDYAKTRHNAGAWVVEELARVHNVVLKNEAKFFGLTGRITINGQDLRLLIPTTFMNLSGKSIAAVANFYQVSAEEIMVAHDELDLPPGIAKFKKGGGHGGHNGLRDTISKLANNKEFYRLRIGIGHPGHKDKVAGFVLGKAPANEQQLLDAAVDESVRCLDILLKEGLSKAQNRLHTFKAE; the protein is encoded by the coding sequence TTGAGTCAACAGATCAAACTACTTGTCGGTCTTGCTAATCCAGGACCAGACTACGCCAAAACCCGCCATAATGCCGGGGCTTGGGTAGTAGAAGAGCTGGCACGCGTTCACAATGTGGTGCTGAAGAATGAAGCAAAATTCTTTGGCTTGACCGGACGCATCACGATAAACGGCCAAGATTTGCGGTTGCTGATCCCAACCACCTTTATGAATCTATCTGGCAAATCGATAGCGGCCGTTGCCAACTTCTATCAAGTCAGTGCGGAAGAGATCATGGTGGCGCACGATGAACTCGACCTACCGCCGGGTATTGCCAAGTTCAAAAAGGGCGGCGGTCACGGAGGGCACAATGGCCTGCGCGACACCATCAGCAAGCTGGCTAACAACAAAGAATTTTACCGTCTGCGGATCGGCATCGGCCATCCCGGACACAAAGATAAAGTGGCAGGTTTTGTGCTGGGCAAGGCCCCAGCCAATGAGCAACAGCTCCTTGACGCGGCAGTGGATGAATCCGTTCGCTGCCTAGACATCCTCCTCAAAGAGGGTTTGTCTAAAGCACAAAATCGCCTCCACACGTTCAAAGCTGAATAA
- a CDS encoding ribose-phosphate pyrophosphokinase → MPDMKLFAGNATPELAQRIADRLYISLGDATVSRFSDGEVAVQINENVRGSDVFIIQSTCAPTNDNLMELVVMIDAMRRASAGRITAVIPYFGYARQDRRVRSARVPITAKVVADFLSNVGVDRVLTIDLHAEQIQGFFDVPVDNIFGTPVLLEDMKARGLEDPVVVSPDLGGVVRARATAKALGDIDIAIVDKRRPRANVSEVMNLIGDVEGRDCVIVDDMIDTGGTLCKAAEALKERGAKRVFAYATHAVFSGNAAKNIKNSVLDQVIVTDSITLSKEMAATGKVTQLTLSGMLAEAIRRISNEESISAMFNQ, encoded by the coding sequence GTGCCTGATATGAAGCTATTTGCTGGTAACGCAACACCTGAACTAGCCCAACGTATTGCTGATCGTCTCTACATCTCTCTTGGTGACGCTACTGTTTCTCGCTTTTCTGATGGCGAAGTCGCTGTACAGATCAACGAAAATGTTCGTGGTAGTGATGTATTCATCATTCAATCTACTTGTGCGCCTACCAATGACAACCTGATGGAACTGGTCGTGATGATTGATGCAATGCGCCGCGCTTCAGCGGGCCGTATTACAGCAGTTATTCCTTATTTCGGCTACGCACGCCAAGACCGTCGCGTACGTTCTGCTCGTGTACCTATTACTGCAAAAGTGGTTGCAGATTTCCTGTCTAACGTTGGTGTTGACCGCGTTCTGACCATCGACCTGCACGCTGAACAAATTCAAGGCTTCTTCGATGTACCAGTAGACAACATCTTCGGTACACCTGTGCTACTTGAAGACATGAAAGCACGCGGACTTGAAGATCCTGTTGTGGTTTCCCCGGATCTGGGTGGTGTTGTGCGTGCTCGTGCAACGGCAAAAGCGCTCGGTGATATTGATATCGCTATCGTTGACAAGCGTCGTCCACGTGCCAACGTTTCTGAAGTGATGAACCTGATTGGTGATGTTGAAGGCCGCGATTGCGTGATCGTCGATGACATGATCGACACCGGTGGCACACTATGTAAAGCCGCAGAAGCGCTCAAAGAGCGTGGTGCAAAACGCGTTTTCGCTTACGCAACTCACGCAGTGTTCTCTGGCAATGCAGCGAAAAACATCAAAAATTCTGTGCTAGACCAAGTGATCGTCACTGACTCAATCACTCTTAGCAAAGAGATGGCTGCAACCGGTAAAGTCACCCAACTGACTCTATCAGGTATGCTGGCAGAAGCGATTCGTCGTATCAGCAACGAAGAGTCTATCTCTGCAATGTTCAACCAGTAA
- the ispE gene encoding 4-(cytidine 5'-diphospho)-2-C-methyl-D-erythritol kinase, giving the protein MINRTTCWPSPAKLNLFLYINGRTANGYHELQTLFQFLDHGDELKITANETGKVTISPDIEGLALEENLIWKAASALQQYAHCSLGAHIELNKILPMGGGIGGGSSNAATALVALNYLWQLHLSDDELANIGLKLGADVPVFVRGFAAFAEGVGEKLSPAQPEEKWYLVVRPNVHIATVDIFTHPQLTRNTPKRALATLLDSDYGNDCEKIVRMLYPEVDKQLSWLLQYAPSRLTGTGSCVFAEFNSRPEAESILAQLSDNVSAFVAQGRNISPLKETLAEYLSASHQSI; this is encoded by the coding sequence ATGATCAATCGTACGACTTGTTGGCCCTCACCTGCCAAACTCAATCTGTTTCTTTACATCAACGGCCGCACAGCCAATGGTTACCACGAACTGCAAACGCTGTTTCAGTTTCTCGACCATGGCGATGAGTTGAAAATCACCGCCAATGAAACGGGCAAAGTCACCATCAGCCCGGACATCGAAGGGCTCGCTCTGGAAGAGAACTTGATATGGAAAGCGGCCAGCGCGCTGCAACAATATGCTCACTGCTCGCTGGGCGCGCACATCGAACTGAATAAAATTTTGCCGATGGGCGGTGGTATTGGCGGTGGTTCTTCCAACGCGGCCACCGCTTTGGTTGCGCTCAATTATCTCTGGCAACTTCATCTTTCTGACGATGAGCTTGCTAATATTGGGCTTAAGTTGGGGGCTGACGTGCCAGTTTTTGTGCGTGGATTCGCCGCATTTGCCGAAGGTGTGGGCGAAAAACTTTCGCCAGCCCAGCCCGAAGAGAAATGGTATCTGGTCGTCAGACCTAACGTGCATATTGCGACCGTGGATATTTTCACCCATCCTCAATTGACGAGAAATACACCGAAACGAGCACTGGCAACGCTTCTTGACAGTGACTACGGAAACGATTGCGAAAAAATTGTCCGAATGCTTTACCCAGAGGTTGATAAGCAACTTTCTTGGCTGCTACAATACGCGCCGTCAAGATTGACCGGCACGGGATCTTGCGTTTTTGCTGAATTTAACAGCAGGCCAGAAGCGGAATCTATCCTTGCCCAACTCTCTGACAATGTCTCGGCATTTGTCGCTCAAGGGCGCAATATTTCGCCATTAAAAGAGACGCTGGCTGAATATCTTTCAGCCTCACACCAATCTATTTAA
- the lolB gene encoding lipoprotein insertase outer membrane protein LolB yields the protein MMRYRTYFWLILLPFLLTGCITLSEQHTSVEWQSHQAKLAQIRAFQVTGKLGYIAPDQRQNLSFLWKHSDTHSNLRFTTFLGQTALNLTITPDGARVETYDDQILSAENATALVYQLTGLVLPIEQLPDWMLGMPDGADAYTLTEQNTLQTIDKTIASQPWHIAYSQYRDTPFGANVIPLPAKLSLTQNKIKLNIVVTKWTLQP from the coding sequence ATGATGCGTTACCGAACTTACTTCTGGTTGATTCTTCTTCCATTTCTTCTCACCGGTTGTATAACCCTATCAGAACAACACACCAGCGTAGAGTGGCAAAGTCATCAAGCAAAATTAGCGCAGATCCGAGCTTTCCAAGTAACTGGCAAGCTCGGTTATATTGCGCCGGACCAGCGACAAAATCTCAGTTTCTTGTGGAAACACAGCGACACCCACAGCAATTTACGCTTCACCACCTTTCTCGGACAAACAGCACTCAACCTCACCATCACGCCAGACGGCGCAAGAGTCGAAACCTATGACGATCAGATTTTAAGTGCCGAGAATGCCACCGCGTTAGTCTATCAACTCACAGGCTTAGTGCTCCCAATTGAGCAGCTTCCTGATTGGATGCTCGGCATGCCAGACGGCGCAGATGCGTATACACTCACCGAACAAAATACCCTGCAAACGATCGATAAAACCATCGCATCCCAACCATGGCACATCGCCTACAGTCAGTATCGTGACACGCCGTTTGGCGCAAACGTCATTCCACTGCCTGCCAAACTGAGCCTTACTCAGAATAAGATCAAACTGAATATTGTTGTGACTAAGTGGACTCTACAACCATGA
- the hemA gene encoding glutamyl-tRNA reductase: protein MSLLVIGINHNTASVDLREKVAFGPDKLANALQQLSQHEAVNGSVILSTCNRTEVYCDVRSGARNKVVEWISQFHHVSLEELKPSLYVYEEQAAIKHLMRVSCGLDSLVLGEPQILGQVKQAYSDSREQLAVDASLEKLFQKTFSVAKRVRTETDIGGNAVSVAYAACTLAKHIFESLADSTVLLVGAGETIELVAKHLQANGCTKMIVANRTRERAMNLAEQFGAEVIGLPEIPDYLPKADIVISSTASPLPIIGKGMVETALKQRRYQPMLLVDIAVPRDVEAQVGDLSDAYLYTVDDLQSIIDSNIEQRKVEAIQAEAIVSEESAAFMSWLRSLQAVDSIREYRQSAEAIREELLSKSLQALAGGADAEKVLRELSNRLTNKLIHAPTRALQLAAEQGEPAKLTVIRQSLGLDDLK, encoded by the coding sequence ATGTCCTTGCTTGTTATCGGCATAAATCACAATACAGCGTCGGTTGACTTACGTGAAAAAGTGGCGTTTGGCCCAGACAAACTGGCCAATGCGCTCCAGCAACTCAGTCAACACGAAGCGGTCAATGGCAGTGTGATCCTATCCACCTGCAATCGGACCGAGGTGTACTGTGATGTTCGCTCCGGCGCAAGGAATAAGGTCGTTGAATGGATCAGTCAGTTCCACCATGTCAGTTTGGAAGAGCTCAAACCCAGCCTGTATGTGTATGAAGAGCAAGCGGCGATCAAACACCTGATGCGTGTCTCTTGTGGCCTTGATTCTCTGGTGCTTGGTGAGCCACAAATTCTTGGCCAAGTGAAGCAGGCTTATTCTGACTCTCGTGAACAATTGGCGGTTGATGCCTCACTGGAAAAGCTGTTTCAGAAAACCTTTTCCGTGGCAAAGCGAGTGCGCACAGAAACGGATATCGGCGGTAATGCGGTGTCGGTGGCATATGCGGCGTGCACCTTGGCAAAACACATTTTTGAATCCTTGGCCGATTCGACGGTATTGCTGGTCGGTGCGGGCGAGACAATTGAACTGGTGGCTAAACATTTACAAGCCAACGGCTGCACTAAAATGATTGTGGCCAACAGAACCCGAGAAAGAGCCATGAATCTCGCTGAGCAGTTTGGCGCAGAGGTGATTGGTTTGCCAGAAATCCCCGATTATTTGCCCAAAGCGGATATCGTAATCAGCTCCACGGCAAGTCCACTGCCGATCATCGGCAAGGGTATGGTGGAAACGGCACTGAAACAGCGTCGCTACCAGCCGATGTTATTGGTGGATATTGCAGTGCCGCGAGATGTTGAAGCCCAAGTGGGTGACTTAAGCGATGCCTATCTGTATACGGTGGACGATTTGCAATCCATCATCGACAGCAATATTGAGCAGCGCAAAGTCGAAGCGATTCAAGCCGAAGCGATTGTCTCGGAAGAGAGCGCCGCTTTTATGAGTTGGCTGCGCTCGCTGCAAGCGGTCGATAGTATCCGCGAATACCGGCAGTCGGCCGAGGCGATTCGTGAAGAGCTGCTTAGCAAAAGCTTACAGGCTCTTGCTGGTGGAGCCGATGCCGAGAAAGTACTCAGAGAGCTGAGTAATCGACTGACAAATAAACTCATTCACGCCCCCACTCGTGCGCTACAATTGGCAGCAGAGCAGGGCGAACCCGCAAAATTAACGGTTATCCGCCAAAGTCTTGGCTTGGATGATCTGAAGTAA
- the prfA gene encoding peptide chain release factor 1 — MKASILTKLEMLVERYEEVQHLLGDPGVIGDQDKFRALSKEYSQLEEVTKCFQAYQQAQEDLSAAEEMAKEDDAEMREMAQDEIKAAKAAIERLADELQILLLPKDPNDDRNCFLEIRAGAGGDEAGIFAGDLFRMYSKFAEKRGWRIEVMSSNEAEHGGYKEMIAKVNGDGAYGILKFESGGHRVQRVPATESQGRVHTSACTVAVMAEIPEAEIPEIRTADLKIDTFRSSGAGGQHVNTTDSAIRITHLPTGIVVECQDERSQHKNKAKAMAVLAARIVQAEEAKRAAEISDTRRNLLGSGDRSDRIRTYNYPQGRVSDHRINLTVYRLSEVMEGDLQSLIDPVIQEHQADQLAALAENQ, encoded by the coding sequence ATGAAAGCCTCAATTTTGACCAAGCTGGAAATGCTGGTTGAACGTTATGAAGAAGTTCAGCACCTTCTTGGTGATCCTGGTGTCATTGGCGACCAGGATAAATTCCGTGCCCTGTCCAAAGAGTATTCTCAGTTGGAAGAGGTAACTAAGTGCTTTCAGGCTTATCAGCAAGCGCAGGAAGATTTGAGCGCAGCAGAAGAGATGGCCAAAGAAGACGACGCTGAAATGCGTGAAATGGCTCAAGACGAAATCAAAGCGGCGAAAGCGGCGATTGAACGTTTGGCTGATGAGCTGCAAATCTTGCTGCTGCCCAAAGATCCCAACGATGACCGCAACTGTTTCCTTGAAATTCGCGCAGGTGCGGGCGGCGACGAAGCAGGCATTTTCGCTGGCGATCTGTTCCGTATGTACAGCAAGTTTGCAGAAAAACGTGGCTGGCGCATCGAAGTGATGTCATCCAACGAAGCCGAACATGGTGGCTACAAAGAGATGATTGCGAAAGTAAACGGCGATGGCGCTTACGGTATTTTGAAATTCGAGTCTGGCGGTCACCGTGTGCAGCGTGTACCGGCGACTGAATCTCAAGGTCGAGTTCACACCTCGGCGTGCACCGTTGCGGTGATGGCGGAAATTCCAGAAGCGGAAATTCCTGAAATCCGTACTGCGGATCTGAAAATTGACACCTTCCGCTCGTCGGGCGCGGGTGGTCAGCACGTCAACACCACCGATTCGGCGATCCGTATTACTCACTTACCGACTGGAATTGTGGTGGAATGTCAGGACGAGCGTTCACAGCATAAGAACAAAGCCAAAGCGATGGCGGTTCTGGCGGCGCGTATTGTTCAGGCTGAAGAAGCCAAACGTGCTGCGGAAATCTCCGACACGCGTCGTAACCTGCTTGGCTCTGGCGATCGTAGTGACCGCATTCGTACTTATAACTACCCGCAAGGCCGTGTGTCTGATCATCGCATCAACCTGACGGTTTACCGCCTGTCAGAAGTGATGGAAGGCGATCTGCAATCCTTGATTGATCCTGTAATTCAAGAACATCAAGCCGACCAACTTGCTGCACTGGCTGAGAACCAATAA
- the prmC gene encoding peptide chain release factor N(5)-glutamine methyltransferase: MPDVLTLDAALKQAASQFSAAGKESPSLDASVLLCHVLQKPRSYLLTWPEKALTTVQQQQFSQLVERRLAGEPIAYIVGEREFWSLPLKVSSATLIPRPDTERLVELALEKTAQQTGKILDLGTGTGAIALALASELPHRQVVGIDLQAEAKTLAQSNAEALNIRNVSFLQGSWFDPLESGTKFALIVSNPPYIDANDPHLSQGDVRFEPKSALVADEAGLADIRHIAQCARHYLLPHGWLMFEHGYDQATAVQQILSSLGYHKVVTEKDYAGNDRVTLGCFLGLPDE, encoded by the coding sequence ATGCCTGATGTGTTAACCCTTGATGCCGCTTTAAAACAGGCGGCATCGCAGTTTTCAGCCGCTGGCAAAGAATCGCCGTCGCTAGATGCATCGGTGCTACTTTGTCATGTATTGCAAAAGCCGCGCAGTTATTTGCTGACTTGGCCTGAGAAGGCGCTCACTACGGTGCAGCAGCAGCAATTTTCTCAACTGGTAGAACGCCGTTTAGCCGGCGAGCCGATTGCCTATATTGTCGGTGAGCGCGAGTTTTGGTCCTTGCCGCTAAAAGTGTCTAGTGCCACCTTGATCCCAAGGCCCGATACGGAGCGATTGGTTGAGTTGGCATTGGAAAAAACCGCTCAACAGACAGGCAAAATCCTCGATCTCGGCACAGGTACTGGCGCGATTGCCTTGGCCTTAGCTTCTGAGCTCCCCCATCGCCAAGTGGTAGGCATTGATCTGCAAGCGGAAGCCAAAACCCTCGCACAAAGCAATGCCGAGGCTTTAAACATTCGCAATGTCTCATTTTTGCAGGGAAGTTGGTTTGATCCTTTGGAGAGTGGCACAAAGTTTGCTCTTATTGTCTCCAATCCACCGTATATTGACGCTAACGATCCACATCTCTCTCAAGGGGATGTGCGCTTTGAGCCGAAATCTGCGTTGGTGGCGGACGAGGCGGGTTTAGCCGACATTCGTCACATCGCACAATGTGCTCGACACTATCTGTTGCCACACGGTTGGCTGATGTTTGAACACGGTTACGATCAGGCGACGGCGGTGCAACAGATATTGTCGTCTCTTGGATACCATAAGGTTGTGACTGAAAAGGATTACGCTGGCAACGATCGCGTCACACTGGGCTGCTTTTTAGGGCTGCCAGACGAATAA